Proteins encoded together in one Rhipicephalus sanguineus isolate Rsan-2018 chromosome 9, BIME_Rsan_1.4, whole genome shotgun sequence window:
- the LOC119404823 gene encoding coatomer subunit alpha encodes MLTKFETKSARVKGLSFHPKRPWILASLHNGVIQLWDYRMCTLLDKFDEHDGPVRGICFHNQQPLFVSGGDDYQIKVWNYKQRRCMFTLLGHLDYIRTTTFHHEYPWILSSSDDQTIRVWNWQSRTCICVLTGHTHYVMCAQFHPSEDLMVSASLDQTIRVWDLGGLRKKNVAPGPGGLDDHLKNPGHTDLFGTSDAVVRHFLDGHERGVNWAVFHPTAPLVVSGADDRQIKLWRMNDSKAWEVDTCRGHYCNVSCVLFHPRQELILSNSEDKSIRVWDMSKRTCLHTFRREHDRFWILASHPSLNLFAAGHDSGMILFKLERERPAFALHGNLLYYCKDRFLRRLDLTTSKDVAYLQFRGGSRSPVFSMSYNPAENAVLLNTRTANPDNSTYDLCMVPKDYDPQNPDMVEGKRSTGLTAVWVARNRFAVLDRTHNIVIKNMKNEVSKKVQTPSCDEIFYAGTGMLLLRDSDSLMLFDVTQGRQRASVKAKAKYVVWSSDMSHVALLAKHTLTICNRNLEVLCSVQESTRVKSGAWDDSGVFVYTTSNHIKYSLTNGDHGIIRTLDLPIYITRVKDSSVYCLDRECRPRVLGIDPTEYRFKLALVNRKYDEVLHMVRNAKLVGQSIIAYLQKKGYPEVALHFVKDEKTRFALALECGNIEVALEAARTLDDKKCWEKLGEAALMQGNHQVVEMAYQRTKNFDKLSFLYLITGNLEKLRKMLKIAEIRKDTSGQFTNALYLGDVQERIKILKNCGQTSLAYLCARTHGLTEEAEALAPLVPNAESHSAPDPNAPLLTPPVPIQPCDENWPLLSVTRGFFDSAATTKKTAMAAADVEVDAEGWGDDAELALDEEGAAGEKEPLEAGEAGEGGWDVDEDIELPPELAEATGPTPGAGDEGYFVAPTKGVSQSQQWVNNSKLAVDHVLAGSFESAFRLLHDQVGAVVFEPLRPLFMATFARSRTAFQGLPELPCLYGHPLRNWRDASSAKSGLPAVGCKLSDLLDRLQVCYQLTTSGKFSEAVEKFRALLLSVLLLAVDTRQEMAEAQQLIEVCREYILGLSLETERKALPKETLEQQKRACEMAAYFTHCNLQPVHQILTLRTALNLFFKLKNYKTAGSFGRRLLELGPRPDVASQTRKILQACDKTPTDAHELRYDEHNPFALCGKSYIPIYRGKPEAKCPLCGASYLPEFKGSVCGVCSVAEVGKDTIGLRISALQFR; translated from the exons ATGCTGACGAAGTTCGAGACCAAGTCGGCCCGCGTCAAGGGCCTTAGCTTTCACCCGAAGAGGCCGTGGATTTTGGCGAGTCTCCACAACGGCGTCATTCAGCTATGGGACTACCGAATGTGCACGCTTCTCGACAAATTTGACGAGCACGACGGTCCCGTGAGGGGCATCTGCTTCCACAACCAACAGCCGCTGTTTGTTTCCGGCGGCGACGACTATCAGATCAAG GTCTGGAACTACAAGCAGCGGCGATGCATGTTCACGCTGCTAGGCCACCTGGACTACATTCGTACGACCACGTTCCACCATGAGTACCCATGGATCCTCAGTTCCTCAGACGACCAGACCATCCGAGTTTGGAACTGGCAGTCACGCACCTGCATCTGCGTGCTCACAGGGCACACTCACTACGTCATGTGCGCCCAGTTCCACCCGTCCGAAGACCTGATGGTCTCGGCCTCGCTCGACCAGACAATCCGTGTCTGGGACCTGGGTGGTTTGAGAAAGAAGAATGTGGCACCTGGACCGGGGGGTCTTGACGACCACCTTAAAAATCCAGGACACACAGACCTGTTTGGAACATCGGATGCTGTCGTGCGACACTTCCTAGACG GTCACGAGCGGGGTGTCAACTGGGCCGTTTTCCATCCCACCGCACCCCTTGTGGTGTCGGGTGCTGATGACCGGCAGATCAAGCTCTGGCGTATGAACGATTCCAAGGCCTGGGAAGTGGATACCTGCCGCGGCCACTACTGCAATGTCTCCTGTGTTTTGTTCCACCCAAG GCAGGAGCTGATCCTCAGCAACTCAGAGGACAAGAGCATCCGGGTGTGGGACATGTCCAAGCGCACTTGCCTGCACACTTTCCGGCGCGAGCACGACCGTTTCTGGATCCTGGCTAGCCACCCGAGCCTTAACCTCTTTGCGGCAGGACACGATTCGG GTATGATCCTGTTCAAGCTCGAGCGTGAGCGCCCTGCATTTGCCCTGCACGGCAACCTGCTGTATTACTGCAAGGACCGTTTCCTTCGACGCCTGGACCTCACCACCTCCAAAGACGTGGCCTATTTGCAGTTCCGGGGCGGTAGCCGTAGCCCTGTTTTCAG CATGTCGTACAATCCAGCGGAGAACGCCGTTCTGCTGAACACGCGCACTGCGAACCCAGATAACAGCACGTACGACCTGTGCATGGTTCCGAAAGACTACGACCCACAGAATCCAGACATGGTCGAGGGCAAGCGATCCACCGGCCTCACTGCTGTCTGGGTGGCACGCAACCGTTTTGCCGTGCTCGATCGCACCCACAAT ATTGTCATCAAAAACATGAAGAACGAGGTCAGCAAGAAAGTGCAGACACCCAGCTGTGATGAGATCTTCTATGCTGGCACAGGCATGCTTCTGCTGCGCGATTCTGACAGCTTGATGCTGTTTGATGTGACTCAGGGAag GCAGCGTGCCTCTGTCAAGGCCAAGGCAAAGTATGTGGTGTGGAGTTCAGACATGAGCCACGTTGCCCTCCTGGCCAAGCACACCCTGACCATCTGCAACCGCAACCTGGAGGTGCTCTGCAGCGTTCAGGAGAGCACTCGTGTCAAGAGCGGGGCATGGGACGACTCGGGTGTTTTCGTCTACACCACGTCCAACCACATCAAATACAGTCTGACCAACGG TGACCACGGCATAATCCGCACCCTGGACTTGCCCATCTACATAACCCGTGTGAAGGACTCGAGTGTGTACTGCCTGGACCGCGAGTGCCGGCCCCGTGTCCTGGGCATCGACCCCACTGAGTATCGGTTCAAGCTTGCTCTGGTCAACCGAAAGTATGATGAG GTTCTGCACATGGTGCGAAATGCCAAGCTGGTGGGCCAGTCCATCATAGCCTACCTGCAGAAGAAGGGCTACCCTGAGGTGGCACTGCACTTCGTCAAGGACGAGAAGACACGCTTTGCCCTTGCACTGGAATGCGGAAACATCGAG GTTGCGTTGGAAGCAGCTCGCACCCTTGACGACAAGAAATGCTGGGAAAAGCTGGGCGAAGCGGCTCTGATGCAGGGAAATCACCAG GTGGTGGAGATGGCATACCAACGCACCAAGAATTTCGACAAGCTGTCGTTCCTCTACCTGATCACGGGCAACCTGGAGAAGCTTCGCAAGATGCTCAAGATTGCGGAGATACGAAAGGACACGAGCGGGCAGTTCACCAACGCCCTGTACCTCGGCGACGTGCAGGAGCGCATCAAGATTCTCAAG AATTGTGGACAGACCTCCTTGGCCTATTTGTGTGCCCGCACTCACGGACTCACGGAAGAGGCCGAGGCTCTCGCTCCGCTGGTTCCAAACGCGGAGTCACACAGCGCCCCGGATCCCAACGCCCCTCTCCTCACGCCTCCCGTGCCGATCCAGCCGTGCGACGAGAACTGGCCCCTGTTGAGCGTCACCCGAGGCTTCTTTGACAGTGCAGCTACCACAAAGAAAACTGCCATGGCTGCAGCAGACGTGGAAGTGGACGCTGAAG GATGGGGTGATGATGCTGAACTTGCTCTGGATGAGGAAGGCGCAGCGGGCGAAAAGGAGCCCCTTGAAGCTGGCGAAGCTGGAGAAGGTGGATGGGATGTGGACGAAGACATTGAGCTACCGCCCGAGCTCGCTGAAGCGACTGGACCCACCCCTGGTGCTGGGGACGAGGGCTATTTCGTGGCCCCGACCAAGGGCGTCTCCCAAAGCCAGCAGTGGGTCAACAACTCCAAGCTTGCCGTCGACCACGTCTTGGCCGGGTCATTCGAATCGGCCTTCCGCCTGCTCCACGACCAAGTTGGTGCGGTCGTCTTCGAGCCCCTGCGGCCGCTCTTCATGGCGACCTTCGCGCGTTCCCGCACGGCATTCCAGGGCTTGCCCGAGCTGCCCTGTCTATACGGACACCCCCTCCGGAACTGGAGGGACGCCAGTTCCGCCAAGAGCGGGCTCCCAGCTGTAGGCTGCAAGCTGTCGGACCTGCTTGACCGTCTGCAGGTGTGCTACCAGCTGACCACTTCCGGAAAGTTCTCCGAGGCCGTCGAGAAGTTCCGGGCCCTTCTTCTGTCCGTACTTCTCCTCGCTGTCGACACGAGACAGGAGATGGCGGAGGCCCAGCAGCTCATAGAGGTGTGCCGCGAGTACATCCTGGGTCTCTCCCTGGAGACGGAACGGAAGGCGCTTCCCAAGGAGACGTTGGAACAGCAGAAGCGGGCCTGCGAGATGGCAGCGTACTTCACGCATTGCAACTTGCAGCCGGTCCACCAGATCCTGACCCTCCGCACTGCACTCAACCTGTTCTTCAAGCTGAAAAACTACAAAACGGCAGGGTCCTTCGGCAGGCGGCTTCTGGAACTGGGACCGCGTCCCGACGTGGCCTCGCAGACCAGAAAGATCCTTCAAGCTTGCGACAAGACGCCAACAGATGCGCACGAGCTGCGGTACGACGAGCACAACCCGTTTGCACTGTGCGGCAAGAGCTACATTCCCATCTACAGAGGAAAGCCGGAAGCGAAGTGTCCGTTGTGCGGAGCCAGCTACCTTCCAGAGTTCAAAGGCTCCGTGTGCGGTGTGTGTTCCGTGGCCGAGGTTGGCAAGGATACCATCGGCTTGCGCATCAGTGCTCTGCAGTTCCGTTGA